One Rhizoctonia solani chromosome 3, complete sequence genomic region harbors:
- a CDS encoding major facilitator superfamily transporter, with protein sequence MITPSDARTRPENQSRDWDAQTVDDSDPAARLPSQEKSIDQLENPPLPPNPTRPTSNKEASTAGSFSALALANTSPRSPSRMEPDMGSVPEVPCSALSAGTPGATLSVIGSLQNAAFVSGKFGDRYATHLTHAFSRPYSGYKMFIAAGCIVVFVGQLLAAFCTSLWSIFLTQGVLQGVGCGLLLPMVFALPSQWFSKRAESPQASSSPVRPLEQQSRHSSFRRCSPHRLQEDSANLLLRPGPDYAAWLPACQGSPVGVWSQQARPRDTVARQEVPRDPTFWSCWTALFFALFGYMCPFVFISVYTSEKIPAISSQLANLPIPIMSFASAIGRIGAGHVADRIGFMNAFILAITISGLSQLVLWNVAAETYAGIMVFSVVFGLTGPCFLSLVTPIAATLYGTDNLATLTGLFNIANVPGMLSGPPIGGVILDGAGHSWHALAAYSGSIQLLGVICILYGKESRAVQERQEAVRENINSAEAE encoded by the exons ATGATTACACCCTCTGATGCTCGTACACGTCCAGAAAATCAGAGTCGTGATTGGGATGCCCAGACTGTTGATGACTCGGATCCAGCTGCACGCCTCCCTTCCCAAGAAAAGTCCATCGACCAACTTGAAAACCCCCCTCTGCCCCCGAACCCCACTCGCCCCACTTCCAACAAGGAGGCATCGACGGCTGGAAG CTTTTCAGCACTTGCTCTGGCTAACACCTCCCCTCGCTCTCCTTCCAGGATGGAA CCTGATATGGGGAGTGTTCCAGAAGTACCATGCTCAGCACTTTCTGCCGGCACTCCAGGAGCTACGCTCAGCGTCATAGGCTCGCTTCAGAACGC TGCCTTTGTGTCTGGCAAGTTCGGCGACAGATA CGCTACTCACCTCACTCACGCGTTCTCTCGCCCGTACAGCGGATACAAG ATGTTCATCGCAGCAGGTTGCATTGTTGTCTTTGTCGGCCAGCTGCTCGCAGCCTTCTGCACCAGCTTGTGGTCCATCTTTCTCACTCAG GGTGTCTTGCAAGGCGTGGGATGCGGTCTGCTGCTGCCTATGGTCTTTGCCCTGCCGTCCCAGTGGTTCAGCAAGCGCGCGGAGTCGCCACAGGCTTCGTCATCGCCGGTTCGTCCTTTGGAGCAGCAGTCCCGGCACTCATCGTTCAG GAGATGCTCACCGCATCGGCTTCAGGAAGACTCTGCTAATCTACTCCTTCGTCCAGGGCCTGACTATGCTGCTTGGCTTCCTGCTTGTCAAGGTTCGCCCGTCGGTGTCTGGTCCCAACAAGCCCGCCCGCGAGATACAGTGGCTCGACAAGAGGTACCTCGCGATCCTACGTTCTGGAGCTGCTGGACCGCCCTGTTCTTTGCGCTCTT CGGATACATGTGCCCGTTCGTGTTCATCTCGGTCTACACCAGCGAGAAGATCCCGGCGATCTCCAGCCAACTCGCCAACCTGCCTATCCCGATCATGAGCTTCGCCAGCGCTATCGGTCGGATTGGTGCCGGTCACGTGGCAGACCGGATCGGGTTCATGAATGCGTTCATACTTGCGATCACCATCAGCGGGCTGTCTCAGCTTGTGCTGTGGAACGTTGCGGCGGAGACGTATGCAGGGATCATGGTGTTCTC GGTGGTGTTCGGTCTGACAGGACCttgcttcttgagcttgGTGACACCGATTGCGGCTACGCTGTACGGGACAGACAACCTGGCGACTCTGACTGGGCTGTTCAACATCGCGAATGTGCCGG GGATGCTAAGCGGACCGCCGATTGGAGGGGTCATATTGGACGGCGCAGGACATAGCTGGCATGCGCTGGCTGCATACAGCGGCAGCATACAGCTACTGGGAGTTATATGCATACTGTATGGTAAGGAGTCTCG CGCGGTTCAAGAAAGACAGGAGGCTGTTCGGGAGAATATAAACAGCGCTGAAGCAGAGTAG